One region of Termitidicoccus mucosus genomic DNA includes:
- a CDS encoding type VI secretion system tube protein Hcp, with translation MPLVDAYMNYTGGIKGGYKGSHHQGWSEVYEFSYNLGGGSPSLSITKPADRASNMLYYRYLQCRFKDAVGQSGVNDRTIEEINLELCRMGDSNNGGKGNGFAFIKYRFKGCRILHYEISRGDSDEDAPEEKLSIGFKKMFMIHHRPNDPSMFGWNFRENKKETPPGDMTAP, from the coding sequence ATGCCGCTAGTCGATGCCTACATGAATTACACCGGGGGGATCAAGGGCGGCTATAAGGGCTCCCATCACCAGGGCTGGTCCGAGGTGTATGAGTTCAGTTACAACCTGGGTGGCGGGAGCCCGTCGCTCTCCATCACCAAGCCCGCCGACAGGGCCAGCAACATGCTTTATTATCGCTATCTGCAATGCCGCTTCAAGGACGCGGTGGGCCAGTCGGGCGTCAATGACCGTACCATCGAGGAGATAAACCTGGAGCTGTGCCGCATGGGGGACTCCAACAACGGTGGCAAAGGGAATGGGTTCGCCTTCATAAAATACCGTTTCAAGGGATGCCGGATTCTGCATTATGAAATATCCAGGGGGGATTCCGACGAGGACGCCCCGGAGGAGAAGCTCTCCATCGGGTTCAAGAAAATGTTCATGATCCATCACCGTCCGAACGATCCCTCCATGTTCGGATGGAATTTCAGGGAGAACAAAAAAGAAACGCCCCCCGGCGACATGACCGCGCCTTGA